A DNA window from Sulfitobacter sp. BSw21498 contains the following coding sequences:
- a CDS encoding mannose-1-phosphate guanylyltransferase/mannose-6-phosphate isomerase: MMQAILLCGGSGTRLWPLSRKCYPKQFAKLMGDESLFQISARRLSGPEFAAPIIVTGDPFRFIVTEQLAQVEMTAQAILIEPDGRNTAPAILAAALYVAQTDPQALMLVAPSDHVIPDSDAFAQTVQAAVPRAQAGDLVTFGITPTRAETGYGYLELAEDADATAKSPQPLTRFIEKPDGPTATAMLEAGNFLWNAGIFLFTAQAIIDAYHTHTHAPDLISAVTAALDGADSDLGFTRLEAETWGQALDISVDYAIMEKADNLAVMPFAAGWSDLGGWDAVWLESGPDAAGNVCSDNATAIDCAGTLLRSETDGLQLVGIGLDNIIAVAMGDAVLVADKSQAQRVKEAVDALKKRDASQAVQLPRDYRPWGWYESLVIGGRFQVKRIVVNPGAALSLQSHHHRSEHWIVVEGTAKVTVDETVKLISENQSVYIPLGSVHRMENPGKLPMVLIEVQTGSYFGEDDIIRYEDVYARG; the protein is encoded by the coding sequence ATGATGCAAGCCATTCTTCTTTGCGGCGGGTCGGGCACACGTCTTTGGCCACTGTCGCGCAAATGCTACCCCAAGCAGTTTGCCAAACTGATGGGCGACGAAAGTCTGTTCCAGATCTCTGCCCGTCGCCTGTCCGGCCCCGAATTTGCCGCTCCGATCATTGTGACTGGGGACCCTTTTCGGTTCATCGTGACCGAACAACTGGCGCAGGTCGAGATGACGGCGCAGGCGATCTTGATTGAACCTGACGGGCGCAATACCGCCCCTGCAATCCTCGCCGCCGCACTATACGTCGCACAAACTGATCCGCAGGCGCTGATGCTGGTGGCCCCGTCGGACCATGTGATCCCCGACAGTGATGCCTTTGCCCAGACGGTGCAGGCGGCCGTTCCGCGGGCGCAGGCCGGTGACCTGGTCACATTCGGCATCACGCCCACGCGGGCCGAAACGGGCTATGGCTATCTGGAGCTTGCCGAGGATGCAGACGCCACAGCCAAATCCCCGCAACCCCTTACGCGCTTTATCGAAAAGCCGGACGGCCCGACAGCGACCGCGATGCTGGAGGCAGGGAATTTCCTGTGGAATGCAGGCATTTTTCTGTTTACCGCGCAGGCGATCATTGATGCCTACCACACCCACACCCACGCCCCCGACCTGATCAGCGCTGTCACCGCAGCGCTCGACGGGGCGGATTCGGATTTGGGGTTTACCCGTCTCGAGGCAGAGACGTGGGGCCAAGCCCTTGATATCTCTGTCGATTATGCGATCATGGAAAAGGCAGATAACCTGGCGGTGATGCCTTTCGCCGCGGGCTGGTCCGACTTGGGCGGTTGGGATGCCGTCTGGCTGGAAAGCGGGCCGGACGCGGCGGGGAATGTCTGTTCCGACAATGCCACGGCGATTGACTGCGCGGGCACCCTGCTGCGGTCGGAAACCGACGGGTTGCAGCTGGTGGGCATCGGGCTGGACAACATCATCGCCGTCGCCATGGGCGATGCGGTGCTGGTCGCGGACAAATCGCAGGCGCAGCGGGTGAAGGAAGCCGTTGATGCGCTCAAGAAACGTGATGCCAGCCAAGCGGTGCAACTGCCGCGCGATTACCGGCCTTGGGGGTGGTACGAAAGCCTTGTGATCGGCGGACGGTTTCAGGTGAAACGCATCGTTGTGAACCCCGGTGCCGCGCTCAGCCTGCAAAGCCATCATCACCGGTCGGAACACTGGATCGTGGTCGAAGGCACCGCGAAAGTGACCGTGGACGAGACGGTGAAACTGATCAGCGAGAACCAGTCGGTCTACATCCCGCTCGGGTCCGTTCACAGGATGGAGAACCCGGGAAAGCTGCCCATGGTGCTGATCGAGGTCCAGACCGGCAGCTATTTCGGCGAAGATGACATTATCCGCTACGAAGATGTATATGCACGCGGATAG
- a CDS encoding biotin transporter BioY has protein sequence MERNLTLVALFAALIAALALIPKFTLGFGVPITAQSLGIMLCGTVLGAKRGALAVLLFLLLVALGLPLLAGGNGGLGAFMLPSSGFLIGFPVAAFVTGLIVEKWYGPSLTLVAAVASVIGGIVVLYIFGIIGLSIALDKSLLESAALVTVFIPGDLIKAVLAGFITSGLAKARPNSVLSRS, from the coding sequence ATGGAACGTAACCTGACCCTCGTCGCGCTGTTTGCTGCCCTGATTGCAGCGCTTGCGTTGATCCCGAAATTCACGCTTGGCTTTGGCGTGCCGATCACGGCGCAAAGCCTTGGTATCATGCTCTGCGGGACCGTGCTGGGGGCCAAACGCGGCGCGCTGGCGGTATTGCTCTTCTTGCTGCTGGTTGCCCTTGGCCTGCCGCTTCTGGCGGGTGGAAACGGCGGGCTTGGTGCGTTCATGCTGCCGTCGTCGGGCTTTTTGATCGGCTTTCCCGTGGCGGCTTTTGTCACCGGCCTGATCGTGGAAAAATGGTACGGGCCATCGCTGACCCTCGTTGCAGCCGTCGCCTCGGTCATCGGCGGGATTGTCGTGCTTTACATCTTCGGGATCATTGGCCTGTCGATCGCGTTGGACAAATCGTTGCTTGAATCCGCTGCCCTTGTCACCGTGTTCATCCCCGGCGACCTGATCAAAGCAGTGCTTGCAGGCTTTATCACCAGCGGCCTGGCCAAGGCGCGCCCTAACAGCGTCCTGTCCCGCAGCTGA
- a CDS encoding cobyric acid synthase yields MPTRAIMIQGTGSNVGKSMLVAGLCRAATRRGLSVAPFKPQNMSNNAAVTDDGGEIGRAQALQAIACGRPLSVHMNPILLKPETDSGSQVIVQGHRHSTLQARDFSKARAGLMAPVLESFGILGQSADLIIVEGAGSPAETNLRQNDLANMGFARAAGVPVVLAGDINRGGVIAQIVGTQVVMDPEDAAMITGFLVNKFRGDVSLFDEGYREIERRTGWTGFGTLPWFANAHLLPAEDAVDLSRAPSAGGFHIVCPMLSRIANFDDLDPLAAEPSVRLTMVPPGTPLPADADLVILPGTKSTRGDLAFLRAQGWDIDLYAHVRRGGAVLGICGGYQMLGRFIEDPQGFEGPAGREEGLGLLDVETRMAPDKTLTRVTADHTATATQIDGYEIHIGQTVGPDCTTPFSRINGVPDGAGSRDGKISGTYLHGLFTNDAFRSAWLQQLGLAAGPTSYSQTVEDTLDALADHMETHLDVSALLASAAPVA; encoded by the coding sequence ATGCCCACCCGCGCTATCATGATCCAGGGCACCGGGTCCAATGTGGGGAAATCCATGCTGGTGGCAGGGCTGTGCCGCGCCGCGACGCGCCGCGGTCTCTCTGTTGCGCCGTTCAAGCCGCAGAACATGTCGAACAACGCCGCCGTCACCGACGATGGCGGAGAGATTGGCCGCGCCCAGGCCTTGCAAGCGATTGCCTGCGGACGGCCCCTATCGGTGCATATGAACCCCATTTTGCTGAAACCTGAAACCGACAGCGGGTCACAGGTGATCGTGCAGGGACACCGCCACAGCACCCTGCAAGCGCGCGATTTCAGCAAGGCGCGCGCAGGGCTGATGGCCCCCGTGCTCGAAAGTTTCGGTATCCTCGGACAAAGCGCCGATTTAATTATCGTCGAAGGGGCGGGCAGCCCGGCTGAAACGAACCTGCGCCAGAACGACCTTGCCAACATGGGCTTTGCCCGCGCCGCAGGCGTGCCTGTCGTGCTGGCCGGCGATATCAATCGTGGCGGCGTCATCGCCCAGATCGTCGGCACGCAGGTGGTCATGGACCCGGAAGATGCAGCGATGATCACCGGCTTTCTGGTCAACAAGTTTCGCGGCGATGTCAGCCTGTTCGACGAGGGATACCGCGAGATTGAACGCCGCACCGGCTGGACCGGTTTTGGCACCCTGCCATGGTTCGCCAATGCACATCTGCTGCCCGCCGAAGACGCGGTGGACCTGTCGCGTGCCCCATCGGCGGGCGGTTTCCACATCGTCTGCCCGATGCTGTCGCGCATCGCCAATTTCGACGACCTTGACCCGCTTGCGGCAGAGCCGTCGGTGCGCTTGACCATGGTGCCCCCCGGTACGCCGCTGCCTGCCGACGCCGATCTGGTGATCCTGCCGGGCACGAAATCCACCCGCGGCGATCTCGCGTTTCTGCGCGCTCAAGGGTGGGACATCGACCTATATGCCCATGTGCGGCGCGGCGGCGCGGTGTTGGGAATTTGCGGCGGCTACCAGATGCTGGGCCGGTTTATCGAGGATCCGCAGGGCTTTGAGGGGCCGGCAGGTCGTGAAGAGGGGCTGGGCCTGCTGGATGTCGAAACCCGCATGGCACCGGACAAGACCCTGACCCGCGTCACCGCAGACCACACCGCGACCGCCACGCAGATCGACGGCTATGAAATCCACATCGGCCAGACCGTGGGGCCCGATTGCACCACCCCGTTCTCGCGCATCAACGGTGTGCCAGACGGGGCAGGGTCGCGCGACGGCAAGATCAGCGGTACCTATCTGCATGGGCTGTTTACGAATGACGCGTTCCGGAGCGCGTGGTTACAACAGCTGGGTTTGGCTGCGGGTCCGACCTCCTACAGTCAGACCGTCGAAGACACGCTCGATGCGCTAGCCGACCACATGGAAACACATCTGGACGTGTCTGCGCTGCTGGCGAGTGCCGCGCCGGTTGCATAA
- a CDS encoding DUF1636 family protein, with amino-acid sequence MTTTDQPVTVTICTTCRAGQITPEDAPRPGQQLFDALSGQLPDGVQLRGAECLSACSRGCSMVLSGGPSRWTYVYGDLDTDAHLSDIVNGVSAYAQTTDGVVPWRERPVVFRKQSIARIPPQEPTE; translated from the coding sequence ATGACCACCACGGATCAACCGGTCACCGTCACCATCTGCACCACCTGCCGCGCAGGTCAGATCACCCCCGAGGACGCGCCGCGCCCCGGCCAACAGCTGTTTGACGCGCTGTCGGGGCAACTGCCTGACGGTGTGCAACTGCGCGGTGCCGAATGTCTGTCGGCCTGTTCGCGGGGCTGTTCGATGGTTCTGTCGGGCGGTCCGTCACGCTGGACCTATGTGTACGGCGATCTCGACACCGACGCCCATTTGTCCGACATCGTGAACGGCGTCTCCGCCTATGCCCAGACCACCGACGGCGTGGTACCCTGGCGTGAACGCCCCGTGGTTTTCCGCAAACAATCCATTGCTCGCATTCCCCCACAGGAGCCTACCGAATGA